One region of Pseudomonas sp. ABC1 genomic DNA includes:
- a CDS encoding response regulator transcription factor gives MTDELQHDGEEQPHLLLVDDDPTFTRVMARAMTRRGLRVSIASSADEGLALATQDLPDYAVLDLKMEGDSGLVLLPKLLALDPEMKVLILTGYSSIATAVEAIKRGACNYLCKPADADDVLAALLSKHADLDTLVPENPMSVDRLQWEHIQRVLSEHDGNISATARALGMHRRTLQRKLQKRPVRR, from the coding sequence ATGACCGACGAATTGCAGCACGATGGTGAAGAACAACCACACCTGCTGTTGGTGGATGACGATCCGACGTTCACGCGTGTGATGGCCCGTGCGATGACGCGCCGTGGTCTGCGGGTGAGTATTGCCAGCTCCGCCGACGAAGGTCTGGCGCTGGCGACACAGGATTTGCCCGACTACGCCGTACTCGACCTGAAGATGGAAGGTGACTCCGGCCTGGTGCTGCTGCCCAAGCTGCTGGCGCTGGACCCGGAAATGAAGGTGTTGATCCTGACCGGCTATTCGAGCATCGCCACGGCGGTGGAAGCCATCAAGCGCGGCGCCTGCAACTACCTGTGCAAGCCCGCGGACGCTGACGATGTGCTGGCGGCGCTGCTGTCCAAGCATGCCGACCTCGATACCCTGGTGCCGGAAAATCCGATGTCGGTGGACCGCCTGCAATGGGAGCATATCCAGCGCGTGCTGAGCGAGCATGACGGCAATATCTCGGCCACCGCCCGCGCCCTGGGCATGCATCGCCGTACCTTGCAGCGCAAGTTGCAGAAGCGCCCGGTCCGGCGCTAG